TCAAAGAGCATTGAGTCATATTCAATCTGCAGCCATAATCAATCCTTCACTCTCCACCttcctgcagtgtgtttgtggctaAAGGTCCGGTACTCACGCTGACGGCGTTGATGTCGGATACGTGGCCGGTGAAGGATTGCCTGCACATGCCATCGCGGATGTCCCAAAGTTTGGAGGTGGCATCACAGGCTCCTGACACAAAGGTTTTGTAGTCAGGGCTTAGAGACAAACTCATCACATCACCTGTGTGGCCAGTGAAGGTGGTGGCCTGCTGGCCCGTTTCTAtgtcccacaatgcactgcaAGAAAGGACGTTTTTTTTAGGAATAAGTACTGAAAGTGTCCCCTGAGTTATTATGAAGGCACAACTGGGGAGTCTACAGTACAGCAGAGTTGTGTGtataaaagacaacaaatgCTTTTACATGAGCTGCCACTTTAGAGTATTAACACAATCAAGACAATACTCTCACATATTAGGGTATTAGTTGCTATGTGTATCTACTCCCACCTGCTAGAAATAGAGAGAATGAGGAGTAAGAGGATGGGCATTGAGAGAAACTcctgacatttttatacaatGTGGAGGAGCATCTCCGGTTTACTGGGCAGCatggaaacatgaaaaaaaatatatggagTTTTTTCTATCATGTAAACAGCCTGGTTGTTTAAACTGCAGGTGAGAACACGGAGTCGTTGGCTCACCAGGTGGTGTCTCCAGAGCTGGTCAGTATCTGGTTGTCATCCAAGAAACGACAGCAGGACAAATAACCTGCAGATAAACAGAGGGTCCAGATCAGATAAGGAGAGCTCTCCCATGCTTCGTCAGTACCCCCGGGCAAAGCACTTAACTCTTAACCGAGGCCTGCAGTGAATGAATTTTTACTGCTGCGCCAATCGCTCCCTTAGATCCTGGTCAAGTAGTTCTGTCCACCCAAATAAAGATGAGTTGGGcctgtatttttgaaatattgttttaagcAGACATGTTCATCCAGCATTGTAGGTCCCTTCACCTTTCAATGATGAGCAGGCTCTAGAGCTGCAGTAGTACAGTGATATAGCAATTGTGAAGGCAATTTCTGATCgtgaaataagaataaaattgTACTCTCTCTCCACAGGCTgacaaaagtagaaaagttcTACCTTCCATtagtggaaaaaacattttctatatttcatgtttacatttgttcACATTGTTCACAAGACAATGCCAACACACCGATCAAAGTAAACTAAAAGGTAACGTTAAAAATGAGCTATTCGAGCAGATGTTTGCACCAGGATTCATACAAGCTGGTACACAGATATGTGATGCAGTGGAAACTAAtaacagtttgtgtttagttttccATTGTCCCACTTGTTGACCTAATCAGCCAAATTTATAAATAACATCAGCAATCTTAAACCACAGTAAGGTACAGTATTAGATAAATTAGGCATGATGGAGGGCTGTCCCCAGGTCGTGGTATGATAAAAACGTACAGTCACTGCGGTTGTCTCTGTTTACACGGAGCAACAAATTGATATTTTATaagtttttaatgtattttacagAGAGCCTGCGAGTCAATCTTTGGAAACAAATTAGacaaacataaatatattaaaacataaagaaGCAACATGTTAAGCTTAAGGGTTCTGTTAAgtcttcttttacttttcttatGTTTTTGGCTGACCCTGTGCCTACCTGTGTGCCCAGGTAGCTCTCGGGTGACGCGCACGTTGCCTTCGCGGGTCTTCAGGCTGTATATGGAGCAGATGTTGTCCAGGCCTCCGCAGGCCACATAGTTCCCAGAGGGGGCGTAGGCGCAAGTCATCACCCAGGAAGAGCGCAGTGGGATGGCATGCATCTGAGGACGAGGAGAGTCAGAGTCATCGCTTTATTCAATACaatgaaggaaacaaaacaatcctCTCATTATTTTTGGGTACtaagaaaaatcagaaatttGCCTAGCAATAAGGCTGAGAGATATTCTTGGTGTTTTGGAACCCGGGAATTAAGCAGATTTTTCTCTATATACAGTCAGTAACTTTTGCTATTTTACCAGCCAGATTAATTCTATATTACTTAGAGAACCTCCGGGCAACCACATAGCTGCCGTTTGGAGGGTGGCTTGTCTCAGTTTCCAAGATTTTTACAACAGTATTGTGTTTAAGAGAGCCAGTCCATAAACCACACTGTGTACTCTTAAAAGGAAAATCACACCTTTTTATATCAACTTGTTAGCTCTCCAATCTTAAAGTCAAAGTGGAGAGTCAGTGAACTCCGAAAGGAGTAGCACACTGCTGATGTCATACAACAAGGTTTGTCATTTACATGTATTGTACCTCAGGTGGATTTTAATACAACTGTGCTTGTATAGATTATATATTCTGCTGCGTATCTTCAGGAATCTCACCTTGTTTGTTGTGTAACTGTCCCAGATGATTAGCTTTCCATCTTGCGAGGCACTGACAAGTAACCTGGAAACGAGTTAAGAACAGCAGCATGAAACGATGCTCCCCTGTTGAAAACCCCACATCATCTAAGGTACATGCAACTGGTTTATTAAAAGCAATGAGAGCCAGCCACCTTACAGACTACTGTGCTATACTGTCTGAATGACTACAAGGTGCTCTGTTAAAAAGCATTCAGCTCTTCAGTGGGCTCCCTACTCCTCTCTCTCAGTGCTCATTTCCCTCcatcttccctctttctccccctcctggTCCAGGGAAGCCACTTTTAATGTCCCACTCCATGTAATATTCATACACCGGTTATGTAAAAGTCCCTGCTGTTGGGTGGGAGGTGGAAGCCTGAGGGGTTGAGAAAGCACTAGAAGAAAGCTGAGGTGGGGCAgcaaggaaagaaaagacagagaagatgaTGAAGTAGGAACAAGCAGGAAAGAGTGAGAGCTGAAGGTGGtacagatgcagaaaaagctGGAACCCCTCCCTCCCATCCTGACTGCGTGTTTCCATCTCTCCAGGGACAGGAAGTGGTTTGACGATGCTATGCTACAATCAAGATGAGAGCCATCAAGCTCAAATGTCAGTGGCTGTatacaaaataaacactggCGTCCTGTAGGGTCACCCAGAGGGCAAACACGTGCACACGtgcatacattcacacacacacacacacttaacagaATGATCTGGACTGAACAGTCTATACATAATCAGCTTCAAGTAATACCAGTGTTTAGCTTTGTAATAAAACACAAGTTAGACTCAAACACAGGTTTTAGAGgtgaaaacaagagaaaactaAATTGCTTGGAAAAGACAGAAGTGTGTGATCTATGTCTTctaaaaatctacaaaaaattCTACCTGCAAAAACATCTACTTTAGCTACATAATCTTCTAAATCACTTTTCTATGGATAAAGATTAGTGTGCTGCATGCATACTAAGGGGAAATACAATCTTGACTGATAAGTCTTAGTGCTCATAATTGCAGCAAACAGTTAAAAAGGCAGTTTGTAAGTTTAAATTTAGTGACAACTCAATGAGTGCAGCCAAAGTTCCTGTCCAATCTGGACACAGAGGACCTTTACTGACGGATTCATTTTGAATCATCATAACATTTGGAAAACTCTCAAAGCTTTAGATCTTACAAACTGCATctttaacaaaatattaaacaagCTGAGGTGGctgcctgtctgtgtgcctAACGAAAATCGTTACCGTGCTCAAAGTGAGGGTGTAAAATAGTGCTAGCACTTAGacaaatgtacagtagtagTGGAGGTGGCAGTAGTGACAGTCATTTATGGTGGTATTAGTCatattagtagtagtaatagtaatagtagtgTAACTGGTAGTAGTATAGCCCCACACCTGGGACTGCCGTCACTGCCCCAGTGCATTGCATtaagagacagatggacagaaagaaagatcCAGAGTGACATAGAcattaaacacagagaaagaaaaattttaacACCAATGATACACCAGTTGTGGACACCTAAGTCATAAATTATTCTTCCAGTGTATATTTGCCGTGAGAGTTGTAATTTGGTACTGAAATGCTGCCGTAATTGAAGTGGTGCTTTACTGCACAGCCCAGATACTGAAAGTCAAGTTGTAGCAGAATTTCTTATTATTGGTTCTTGTATGATTCATAAtgtaagtaaattaaaaaattaaggCAATCTCTGGGGACTGAGATTAAGCTAATACCAGACTGGTGTTTTCACTGTTAAATTCCTGCACTCCTGATGAAGGTGTGTCCATGAAAACCTGCAGTCTGTCAGCCCTCAGTGGCACTTTATTGCCTCTCCCTGGCAAATAACAGTCGTCATGCTGTCGCTGGCAGTCTAGAAAATTAACAGTCTGCTCCTAGTGGACCAGAAATTAACACTGGAACAGCAGAAAAATGACCTTCAATGTTTGTACAATATTCattaaatcagaaaattaaaagggGCAAATTTTGATGACTATTATTAGCATccatttgtactttttaagCTGTTAGCATTTATTATGACTCTTGTCCCCTGCAGGCCACTGTAGGTAATTCATGAGACCTACAGAGCAGATATAATTTTGCTTCAATGTGTtcagggataaaaaaaaaagaaaaaagaaaaaaaagaaactcttttGAAAGGACAATTGAGCATGTGACctaaagcagcagaaaacaccaCACACccagcagaagaaaacagcaaGCCTACACTAACTACTGctttagaaacacaaaaacactaatGAAGAAAAGATTACTGATGATATAATGAAGAAAACAGGGtctgaatgtgtaaaaatgcaGCAGTCCTTTCTATAAAGGCTTCCCAACAATTTGCAGAAATGAGTGAGAAAGATGATTGTTATCTGAAGGACAACTCATCTGTTTACAGAAATGCCTCTAAAATTAcaccaaaatgaaataataaataaaaatgttagcGAAATAAAAAGGTTCATTTCCTATTCTGCTTGAAGCTAATAATTATGGTTGTTTGTAGAATAACTACACTACCTGGAGTCGCTTCCCCAGTGCATTGCATAGATCTTGGCCAGGTGGCCCCTGAGAGTGCGCCGCGTCCGCATCTGTATCCGGCCCACTGAATCCAGACCAGCTGTGATCTGCcaaaacacaggaagaagaGTCAGCGTGGACAACCGAGGACCATACACACTTATCAGCCCTGGACACTAGCTGAGATTGCAAAAACAGGCAAACTCAGCAATGAACAGTGATGAAAAAGAATGAAGGTTATACTGCTGTATTGTGTATGTGGAATATTTGTATGGATTCTGTAACAATATATGTTTGTGCATATTGACTAGCTGAGGGTAAACCGGGCATACAAATATTTCTAATGTATACTTTTACCATAACTGAACAGactataaaataattttatggGTCAAAGCTAAACTCGTGGATTTCTCTATATCTAGTGTTTTGCCTTCTGAATATCTGCAACTTCAAATTATTATATACAggtattcattaatttatttttcattgttcagGGATTTTAAAAGTAACTTTTAAAGGTCTTGAACACTCACTTGTGCAAACACAGCAATGCAAACTTGTACAATGGCACAGGAATTAAAACTTAATTATTTACCCAGTGATCTGATGTGAATAAGAAGTCTCTTACCTGTGACAGAGTGGAGTCACTGCAGGCTTTCCTGGCAtcctgcagcaaaacaaaaaccttaatAACCATGTTGACTAAGGACAAATTTCAGCTCATTCAGTCACTGCATTGCTTAACACAACACAGTATTactacacagacatacaaaatgaagaaagacaaacttaaaaaaataaatgacaaacactagtttttaaaaaagttatacATGTGCCTGAAGTTATTATCAGTCACAGAAACCGAGTATCTCAGTGATCACAGAATAGTCACACAGCACTGGCTTACATTTATTGATCAATTCCTAGAATCCAATTTCTGCATGAGAATGGAAGTGGCTGATTGACAAGTTATATGCCAAGTGCGTCACTGTCTCACCTGAAACTGTGTGAGTCACAGCTTGCAGTGAACCAACAGTGGCAAACATGTGatgtacacacacgtacaacacacacaaacacacatacgtcaacataaacaaacacgtgcacacacaatgTTGCCGTACCCGGATCTGATTGCGTAGTTGCTCGGCTTCCTGCCGCAACTGTTCCAGCTCGCTCATTGTCCCTCTGGGATTTGTTCAGGCCACACTCTGCTCCAAATACCGACTGGGCTGGGAAAACACACGTGCCTATAcgtgtgcgtgcacacacacaaacacgcacacacactcacacacgcacacacacactcacacacacacccacacactctcacaagCTTTACCAGCTGACACctgcaagacagagagacagaaatactaTAAGTTCAACAGGCGGACGGAGAATGAAGGATGGGAACACTTCCATCAGACAAACATAGGTATCCTGTTTGGGTACAGACCAAAGAGGAGGGTGCTGCAAAGAGTGGGGAAGGGTGGGGCTGGGTGGGGGCCTAGAGGGTGGCCCGGCTCTTCAAACACCCCCAGTCTGGTTCAAAAAGCCATCTGAGCCAGGCTCTGACCTTTCCTGACTCAATCAGCCTTTTGTGTTGATGCATTGCGCTGTTTGCGCGACCCAGCCCAAAGAGCCctgaacatgtgtgtgtttttttgtggtgtgtATTGCAGGCAGCTCTGGAGGGTTTATTAGACAATATGGCCAAGTGAGAAAAAGAACATATGTGAATGTACTTATCTGTGAGTGTATACATTATATGTGCATTTagtctgaatgtgtgtctggGTTAAGTGTGTCAGATTCAGCATCCGTtttatatgtgcatgcatgtatgtgtgtgcatgtacaagCTGCCACTACCTTTACCTTGGGGAGGCTGAATGTGGGTCACAAAGCACTTAGACACTCCTCAGAAATGTTTGCCTGCCTGCACATCCCCCCCTTCCCAGTGTGCTGTCCAGAAGTCAAACCCTCTGAGATTAAATTTTCAGTTCCATTTTCTATAATTCAACAATTAGGCCGAGTCCAGCCCTTCCTCTCCACAGGAAATCATGTTAATGTAAAGAGGAGGATGCTTGTGCTTTATCTTCCTTTTTGCGGAGGCTTTAAACCAACTGGGGCCCAGTTACACAttcaacacaaaagaaaacccCAGCATTTTACAAATAGCATATAATTAACTAAAACATTGATGCGATGTGACAGTGATGCTGCTATGACTGCCTTTTAAGATATGGTACATTTATCTGTGAGAGAAGCTGCTCTTTTAGATTCCAACTTCACTTGGTTTTTGGCCATTGTACCTCTGCTCCTCTGACACAAGAGCGGATGCGCTGAGCTGCCCATTGTGGACTCCTGTCTCGGGCCAAGGTGGTTTTTGACAGCAACAAGGTATCAGAGACAGAAAGCGTTGCAATGCTTTCAGCTAACTAGGGTTGACGTCACTCTCTCCTTCAGCTGACGCAACCCCCATGAAGTGAGGCTCTCAGTGTCAGCTCGTCGAAGTGATGTGGTACGGCTATATGGCTACTATGGATCCATTAAACTGTATGCTTCTGAAATCTGCCACGTCACGCAGAGCACGTTGTGGACTACCAAAACACCCTATATAACCTTCTACACTCGgctaaatattttcaaatcaatGTTTTCAGCCTCAAGCTTGCGTTGTTAAATGCAACAGAGCACTCGAGAGAGATGAGGTGGAAAATAATGCAGGTATGATGGAGGAtgatgctgaaaaacaacatgcaTGAGGGGCTTTCCCATCAGTCTGGGTAAAACTGACAGCTCTGATTTTAGGGTGAGCCATGGCACTGAGTTGTGGGTGTGCCAAATGAATTGTCCTGCTCTCATTGGGACactaaatatttatcatttaggAACAAAAAAAGGCCACTCAAAACTGCTACTGTTATTAACCACAAAGCCAAAAGAAACTGCAATACGAAGAAATGGTCCTTACAAAAGAACAAGATAAAGTGTACCTTTAACAATTTATAGTCGTAAACCTCagcgcctgtgtgtgtgaatatgtctTTTCTTCAAATGTGCGATTTTGAGTAATGTAGCCAGCCAGCCTGGCTAATGCAGGCCCAGAGCATGGCACACCATCAGGGGTGACAGAGGCGGAGCTGTGTGCTGGAACTGCCCATTGTTTAGTATGAAGCTGCCAGCTACAGTAGATAGTGCTGCTTGGCACCACCACAGTTGGGTCTCTGAGACTGGCCAAGGGAGACTACAATTGCTCCTACTCTACCCTACTGACACAAACCAGCcaaccagccagccagccaaccagccaaccagccagccaaccagccagccagccagttGAGCCTTATGCTCCAAGCATCCAGCAGGAGACCACTGAGTCTGACCTGAGACCAAAGAGCTGTCACCTGCAAAAAACACCTGTGTACACATAATTCTCAGACATTAGTTAGCCAGAAACATCCCTGTTTGTATATGATTACCCAACTATGCCACTGGTCAGTGAAAAGGACAGCAAAGAAGAGGTGCAATTTCACGTCCTGTCTGCGCAGCGTTGGCTGTCCGACATGCCAGAGGCGCTTACATGACCATTACACATGCCTCTGGCTATCTATAACGCCCACTCGTGTATCATATGCCATTATCGGCAGTTATAGGTTCAcctaaaacttaaaatgtaatcagtaaTGACTATGTTACAGCAGTCATTACAACagtttacaaagtgcttttaTGGCACTGTGTGAAATTACGACgcaagagaatttttttttttttttttttaaattggccGGCATAATAAATCATATTGAGCACACAAAATATATACTACAAGTTTCTGAAGTTGATTAATTGAATAGTCTcacaactgaaaaattaaatcggcaactattttttgaaatgattattctcaaaagaaatttttaagcaaaaattcaCAGCTTTCAGCTTCTAAATGTGAATATCTGCaggtttttaaagctttttctgaTAGGAAACTGCATATCTTTGGGGTTATAACTGCTTGACAAAACACCTTAGGATCTGGGAAATAGTGATGGGTATTTTACAtaatattctgacattttatagaccaaacaattaacgCCTAATTGAGAAAGAGTAACTATCGTTTGGCTGTAgcccttgtcttttttttttttttttttttaaaccaatttttGGGAGAAactgtgtatatacatatgttttgttacagactgtttttacatttggttCAATGCACATCTACATTATCAAGTTTTAATCCAGGTTACCAATGACTATAAAACTAATTGTTTATCTTGAGAGACACTGAAATGTaaactttcactttcatttctatacccacacacagacagagagaaagaaagagacacatGGAGAgatcttattattttttacccTCTGCACAGTAGAGTCATTGTCAGTCTCAATTAACTATGGACTCAGGTTCCCATAATGGAGACTGGTCATTATATATTTGTGACAGGAGACACTGTCCATTTagtgttttttcctgctgaTTCAGTGACAGTTCATGTTCAGCAGGAAAAATATGCAGCTACAGTACAGTAACTGCTCCATGGGAACTCGTTAGGTCCTGGAGCCAATCACAGTGTTTCAATTTGTTAAACGTGGAGAAATTAACATCAGATCAAACATGAATGGaataataacacaaatattgacacattttgtattgtatttcatcAGTGAGACCTCCTGCTCCTTCTGGTGTCCCACACAGTAGAAAGTCAGTCACATCTGCCTCAATCATGAACAAATACTAGTGAAGGGAGCAGCGGGAGGTGCAGATAGTGCAGCTGCACCCAGAGCCACTGGGGCCCAACAACATGAAATGGTCAGGAAGTCAAGAAATTAACATTATGAAATGACAGGTCTGAACAAATTCTTGCAACACGGCCCACTGTGAGTGCTTTATACTAGGGTTATACAgatttacagtaatattttaatatttatcattATCAAAATCCCATTCTATAAGGTGGACAtaagtattttactttaaattttattgcactgaacaaaacagaaaatctatGCCctttctatatatatttttgacatttttctcccTTCTAATACATTTCAATGACCGTTTCCCTGGTTTAGACCAACTCTGTGTTCAAACAGTACAACGTGGTGAATTTGCATTATGTGTGTGATCTAAAGGCTCGAGTCCTATCAGCATTGAGTTCTTTGCCTTTTCCTCATCAACTGAATGCATTTCTAACTTAAAACTATGGGTGAAAGATGCCCAGTTAGTCATGAGATGATCAGatttaaaaattgttaaatatacgttttaaaatgaaaactacacCTGATCCTCCTTTCGCAGTTTCTATTTAAGAGCCTATGTAAGAGCCATGAGTGTATGTGCTGGCTTGGCCCTTACAGAAAATGAGTAGAAAACTAATTTTCAAActaattttcatttacagttttttgtgACGTAAAATTGAAAAGTGGATGCAGAGGGGCAGCTGGTTTACCAGGTGTAACCTTGTTCAGGTAACCCAATGACTATTCCAAACCTTCAGAGAATGGAGGAAATACCTGGTTTGATTCCAGTAAGGTGAAGGGCTACATATCTTCCTTCTGTTTAGTTTAGATATGTTCGGATCATATTTTTTACGTGTCCTGATTTACATCAGCAAAAGTTTGAATTCTTGTTAAACTAAACAGACAGGAACACAGCAAATGAATGTGTGATGACTATATGACCTACTTTGATCACAGGTTTCACCCCACCTACACCAGACAGTTACAGAACTACACATAATGTAGTCACACATAATTCCTCATCAAAACTATATGAATCTAATAAGATGGGGCCTGTTTGGTCAAAAATCGGATCTAAGTGACATCCACAATCGGATGTCAGATGATTCTTTTACAGAAAAGTTTGGGATTTCCTGATATTATCTTACTGTTATTTTGTTATAGGTTATTTCAACTGAGGCGTGGTATAGGTTTTGGTACTCAAACAGCTGTACAACTAGGAGTCTGAAAATGTAGACTAGGGAGAGGCAGAACACTGTACAGCTGGATGGTATAGATGAAATCAGCATCGTGCTattaaaaaggaatatttttcagaaataaagacATACACTATTGCGCTACACTGACAGgtgtttgcattgttttgtccacctcattTATATCAACGggggtaggctaaataacagaatcCCTCTGTATAATGTAATGCAGCTCAGCATAACCAAACAACTACATCccccaaaatgatcataaagttaaATCAACAACCACTCACAAACAATTTCagcaaaactgaacattataacctccttgaaggtaggatttattgtgTTACAGTGCATTAGTTGTAGGTTgttggtgtacctaataaaccgCCAACTGAGTTTATAATCACAATATGGCAAATGTATGTAAACTCACCTAAAATATTCCAGTTAATGCAGTTAACTGTGTTCTACTTTTTGGCCCTCATTGGTTGTCAATTGCAGTTTCTTCAGAATTGTTGATTGAGAAAACATACGTTCGCAATATGGTCCCTCCCATGATATCATCATATCATCACAATGTTATTGAACTGACAGCAAATAATTTCTAATATTAATACATTGAAGATATTATTGCCCAGCCCTAaagcacactgacacaaaaatattattgtaaagattaatattgttttagaaatcagattattgtaaaatattttaaatgctgttgtttCTTGCCTACAGGGCTGCTACTAATGAggattttcattatggattctttcggttattttttcaattcttttcaaaatcatttagtctataaagcCTCAGAAAGTATTGAAATATGaactatatttaatttatagtggtataaaacagaaaagcagcaaatcctcacactggaaaAGCTAGAACCAGAGagtatttgacattttagctAGATAATTCAGTGATAAAACACTATTTGACTATTCTTAATGAACAGTGCATGTTATCTGCTTACTCGTCATTCTAGGGCTGcaataaaccatttttttcattactgaatAATTgctattctttttaaaaaaataatcgtTTAGCctatgaaacatcaaaaaaatgttaagactCTTTGCTGGGCTGaagatgatgtcttcaaaagtgttgttttgtttgaacaaaaatcgaaaaaacacccaaatattcagtttacattgacaaaatatgacaaagaaaagcagcagatcacCTCTTTTGGGAGGCTGCAAATATTtggccgttttttttttttttttccacaatttttgATCGAAGAATAACTCAGCAATTCGTAGATTGTCAAAATTGTGGCACATTGCTTTTctgttaattgactaatcaattaatcaagtaatcGTTTTGCCTCTACATCATACCCACGTTatgattgatttaaaaacatacataagtaaatatttaaataaataaataaataaataaatcaccatATCTTCCATCCTCTAATTTGATGAGCACCAATACCCAAACTAAAATTACTGAAACCCGTGGGTTAATACCAACCAGCACCAATTAAGCTGGAGATTAATAACATACATGATTAACTTCTACAAACTGTAACTTCATATTGTGTATTCTGTACCAGCATCGACCTACTGTCCTGACTTCAACAGCCAAGACAGGAAACAATTAGCTACATCAGATGGAGACACGGACACTCTGTGTGCAATGAACATGTCATAAAAGTCTTTATGAACTGATGTGCGTCGAGAGAAAATTACTGATACACGCAACAAATTGCATGAGCCGTCACGCAACCAGTTGCCGCTCGGGTGAAGGCGGACTGTCATGTATATTTaatggagaggggaggggggggcaatGCAGGGTATCGCGCAaccaaaaaatgagaaaactgatgTATGAAataggaagaaaggaaaatgtgTCTACCAGTGGAAAGGTTTTGCCCCTGTAGTTCCGCCTGAGAGTCATTTGAGAGCCAGTTTGAGGCCGCGTTTGGATGGCAGCAGTGAATTTTCAGCAGCTTGTCTtagagggggggaaaaaaaaaaaaaaaacagcactgaggTAATAGTAGGCTGTGAACAGTTATGTCAAAAGCTCCACTGCTGCTCCGAGCACCAGGAACATTTCAAGCTCGCCGACGTTTCTGCATCTCAGCCTCagccacacaaaacaaaataaaccccGCCGTGAGCAAAGCAGGAAATAGCCCAAAAGTCCCCAAAAATGTCAAGACGAGGCTGCACGTCCTTACCTGAAACAGGGTTTTTAGGCTCTGTCCGTCCTTCCAGTCCGAGTCACACCGATCCGTTTTCAGGCGACAACC
This genomic interval from Xiphias gladius isolate SHS-SW01 ecotype Sanya breed wild chromosome 6, ASM1685928v1, whole genome shotgun sequence contains the following:
- the LOC120791270 gene encoding guanine nucleotide-binding protein subunit beta-4 codes for the protein MSELEQLRQEAEQLRNQIRDARKACSDSTLSQITAGLDSVGRIQMRTRRTLRGHLAKIYAMHWGSDSRLLVSASQDGKLIIWDSYTTNKMHAIPLRSSWVMTCAYAPSGNYVACGGLDNICSIYSLKTREGNVRVTRELPGHTGYLSCCRFLDDNQILTSSGDTTCALWDIETGQQATTFTGHTGDVMSLSLSPDYKTFVSGACDATSKLWDIRDGMCRQSFTGHVSDINAVSFFPNGNAFGTGSDDATCRLFDLRADQELMMYSHDNIICGITSVAFSKSGRLLLAGYDDFNCNVWDTLKGERAGVLAGHDNRVSCLGVTEDGMAVATGSWDSFLRIWN